In Mycobacteriales bacterium, the genomic stretch GGGTCGAGGACCACTCCCTCGACTCCGTCGCTGACGAGGTGAGGCAGGTTGCCAGCCCGCCACCCGACGACCGGCAGGCCAGCGGCCAGGGCCTCGCCGTACACCGTGCCGTACGGTTCCCGCCAGCTGGGCAGCACGAAGACGTCGGCGCCGGCGTAGAGGCGGGCGATGCCGTCCGGTCGAGCACGCCGTGGTGCACGACCCGATCGCCGAGGACGGCGAGGCGGCCCCGGACCCGCTCGGTGTAGGCCGGCGCGACGTCGTCCCGGCCGGCGAGGTGGAGCTTGACCCGGTCGTGGGGGAGGCGGCCCAGTGCGACGGACGAGCCAGGCCGCGATGCTGTCGACAAGCAGGACGTCGCCGTGGGCCAGGGTGAAGGGGTCGGGCCACAGCCACACGGGCACGAACTCGACCTCGGCGTCGTGGTCACCCGCCAGTTCGGCAAGGCGGCAGTGGTAGAGGTAGCTGCTGCTCGGGACATCCGAGGGTCAGAAGGGAGACGAGCATGCGGGTCCTCCACGTCGCCCCGACAGCCTTCGGCCACGACGGACTGTTCGGTGGAGGTGAACGCTAGCCGCTTGAGTTGGCGCGCGCCCTGGCCCTGGTCGACGGCGTGCGCTGCGAGCTCGTCACGTTCGGGCGGGAGGCGCGTGTCGAGGAGCACGACGGGTTGCGGATCCACGTTCTGCGCGCCGTGGGCCACCTCGGCGGCCACTCGGCGCACCCGGTCGCACCCCGTCACGCCGGGCGACGAACTGGTTCTGATGTGGGTGGAACGCGAACACCGGCTGGCCGTCGGCCTCCCCGACACAGGCATAGCCGTATCGGAACGGGTAGGTGAACGTCCCGTCGAGCGACTCGATGCGATCGTCGAGCGGCACCCCCGGATCGATCTCGCCGCGGTACGCGAGCAGTTCCCTCCCGCCGCTGATTCCCGAGAACTGCATGGTGACAACAACCTCATCCGGCCCCGGCTCGGGCAGCGCGACGGCGGCGACTCGGACCTGACGCGGGCCTGCGAACTCGACAGCGGCGGCGGACGAAGGCATCATCTCCTGATTATGGCCGCTGGTGAGCAGGCGAAACGGCACGTCGCGCGAGTGCTGCATGCTCACTGAGGTGGCGCGTGTCCCCATGCCCACGCCGTGGGGTGTATTCGACGTGCGGGCCTTCGAGAGCCCGACCGACCACGTCTACCTGGCCATGGTGCGCGGCAACGTGGAGCACAAGGACGGTGTCCTCGTCCGCCTCCACTCCGAGTGCCTCACCGGTGACGCGCTCGGCTCGCTGCGGTGCGACTGCGGCGTGCAGCTGCGGCTGGCCATGCGCCGGATCGCGGCCGAGGACTGCGGCGTGCTCGTGTACGCCACCGGCCACGAGGGCCGGGGCGTGGGCTTGATCAACAAGCTGCGGACGTACGTCGAGCAGGACAAGGGCCATGACACGCTCGACGCGAACCTCCGCCTCGGCCTGCCGGTCGACGGGCGCACCTACGACAACGCGGCCGCCGTGTTGTCGGCGCTCGACCTGCGGTCGGTGCGGCTGCTGACGAACAA encodes the following:
- a CDS encoding glycosyltransferase, which gives rise to MPVWLWPDPFTLAHGDVLLVDSIAAWLVRRTGPPPPRPGQAPPRRPGRRRAGLHRAGPGPPRRPRRSGRAPRRARPDGIARLYAGADVFVLPSWREPYGTVYGEALAAGLPVVGWRAGNLPHLVSDGVEGVVLDPGDMPALAIALDRLASDELWRADVARAAGRRGAALPRWSHTAATLFAALKELTASAR